In the Pseudothauera hydrothermalis genome, one interval contains:
- the aceK gene encoding bifunctional isocitrate dehydrogenase kinase/phosphatase: protein MEPVSGENPVAQAIAQALIEGFNKHYRIFRETSRRAKESFEAADWQSQLNVVRERVQFYDERVDEAVERLRHEFDADSLDDATWQQVKLHYIGMLIRHKQPELAETFFNSVCCKILHRTYYNNDYIFARPAIATEYIESFPPVYSSYYPRDEGLRATVRRIVEDFDWQRPFEDLDRDVDYVLRATERYLGRWPAMEVNCQIQVLYSAFYRDKSAYIIGKAINGYQEIPFALAVRHNASGRLYIDTIILDPWRISVLFSLSRAYFLVDMEVPSGYVQFLRSIMPNKPRSELYTMLGLGKQGKTMFFRDLVAHLRHSNDRFIVAPGIRGMVMLVFTLPSYPYVFKIIKDVFGSSKNMDRATVKRKYLMVKQVDRVGRMADTLEYSNAALPLARFDPELLKEMAQHAASSFEIEGDSVIIKHLYIERRMTPLNIYLEKATDEEVEHAVREYGNAIRELAIANIFPGDMLWKNFGVTRYGRVVFYDYDEIEFMTDVNFRRIPPAPYPELEMSGETWYCAGPMDVFPEEFATFLLGSPRVRKAFLKYHRDLLEPEFWQEAQETIRRGHVEDFFPYPQELRFCKLFGASDSLTAATA, encoded by the coding sequence ATGGAGCCGGTGTCCGGCGAAAATCCGGTTGCCCAGGCGATCGCGCAGGCGTTGATCGAAGGATTCAACAAGCACTACCGCATCTTTCGTGAGACCAGCCGGCGAGCCAAGGAAAGCTTCGAGGCCGCCGACTGGCAGAGCCAACTCAATGTCGTACGGGAGCGTGTGCAGTTCTACGACGAGCGGGTCGACGAAGCCGTCGAGCGCCTGCGCCATGAGTTCGATGCCGATTCGTTAGACGACGCCACCTGGCAGCAGGTCAAACTCCACTACATTGGCATGCTGATCCGCCATAAACAGCCGGAACTGGCAGAAACTTTCTTCAACTCGGTGTGCTGCAAAATCCTGCACCGCACCTATTACAACAACGACTACATCTTTGCCCGCCCGGCCATCGCCACCGAGTACATCGAATCGTTCCCGCCAGTCTATAGCAGCTACTATCCGCGCGACGAAGGGCTGCGCGCCACGGTGCGGCGTATCGTCGAAGATTTCGATTGGCAGCGCCCGTTCGAAGATCTGGATCGCGACGTGGATTATGTGCTGCGCGCCACCGAGCGGTATTTAGGGCGCTGGCCGGCGATGGAGGTCAATTGCCAGATCCAGGTGCTGTACTCGGCCTTTTACCGTGACAAAAGTGCCTACATCATCGGCAAGGCCATCAACGGTTATCAGGAAATTCCTTTTGCCTTGGCGGTGCGTCACAACGCCAGCGGACGGCTCTACATCGACACGATCATCCTCGATCCCTGGCGGATTTCGGTGCTGTTCTCGCTGTCGCGCGCCTATTTCCTGGTCGATATGGAAGTGCCTTCGGGCTATGTGCAGTTTTTACGCAGCATCATGCCCAACAAGCCGCGCAGCGAACTCTACACCATGTTGGGGCTGGGTAAACAGGGCAAAACCATGTTCTTCCGCGATCTCGTCGCTCACCTGCGCCACTCCAACGACCGCTTCATCGTGGCGCCTGGCATCCGCGGCATGGTGATGCTGGTCTTCACCTTGCCCTCTTACCCTTACGTATTCAAGATCATCAAGGACGTGTTCGGCAGCTCGAAAAACATGGACCGTGCCACGGTCAAGCGCAAGTACCTGATGGTCAAGCAGGTCGACCGCGTCGGACGGATGGCCGACACGCTGGAGTATTCCAACGCCGCGCTGCCACTGGCGCGCTTCGATCCCGAGCTGCTCAAGGAGATGGCGCAGCACGCTGCCTCCTCTTTCGAAATCGAGGGCGATTCGGTCATTATCAAACACTTATATATCGAGCGCCGCATGACGCCGCTCAACATCTACCTGGAGAAAGCCACCGACGAGGAGGTGGAGCATGCGGTGCGCGAATACGGCAATGCGATCCGCGAGCTGGCAATCGCCAATATCTTCCCTGGTGACATGTTATGGAAGAACTTTGGCGTCACCCGCTATGGCCGGGTGGTGTTCTACGATTATGACGAAATCGAGTTCATGACCGATGTGAACTTTCGCCGCATCCCGCCGGCCCCCTACCCCGAGCTGGAGATGTCCGGCGAAACCTGGTACTGCGCTGGCCCGATGGATGTTTTCCCCGAAGAGTTTGCCACTTTTTTGCTGGGCTCACCCAGGGTGCGCAAGGCTTTTCTCAAATATCACCGCGACCTGCTGGAGCCGGAATTCTGGCAAGAAGCGCAAGAGACGATACGCCGCGGCCATGTCGAGGACTTTTTCCCCTATCCACAGGAGCTACGCTTCTGCAAGCTGTTTGGCGCAAGCGACAGCCTGACAGCCGCCACCGCCTGA
- the icd gene encoding NADP-dependent isocitrate dehydrogenase: MSVSKITVPAGGQKIIPGQPVPDNPIIPFIEGDGIGVDITPVMIKVIDAAVEKAYGGRRKIHWMEVYAGEKSTRIYGPDEWLPKETFDALKEYSVSIKGPMTTPVGGGIRSLNVALRQELDLYQCVRPVRYFKGVPSPLKNPELTDMVIFRENTEDIYAGIEWQAQSDGARKVIDFLQNEMGVRKIRFPETSGIGIKPVSIEGTTRIVRAAIRYAINNDRKSVTLVHKGNIMKFTEGLFRDIGYKVAREEFGALPIDGGPWCSFKNPNTGREIVVKDAIADAFLQQILLRPAEYDVIATLNLNGDYISDALAAQVGGIGIAPGANISDQYACFEATHGTAPKYAGLDKVNPGSLILSAEMMLRHLGWKEAADLVIKGMEAAIADKQVTYDFARLMEGANEISCSAFGDAMIARM; encoded by the coding sequence ATGAGCGTATCCAAGATCACCGTGCCGGCAGGCGGCCAGAAAATCATTCCGGGGCAACCGGTTCCGGACAACCCCATCATCCCGTTCATCGAAGGCGACGGCATTGGCGTGGATATCACCCCGGTGATGATCAAAGTCATCGATGCCGCGGTGGAAAAAGCCTATGGCGGTCGGCGCAAGATCCACTGGATGGAAGTCTATGCGGGTGAAAAGTCCACCCGCATTTACGGCCCGGACGAGTGGCTGCCCAAGGAAACCTTCGATGCGCTCAAGGAATATTCGGTATCCATCAAAGGGCCGATGACCACGCCGGTCGGTGGCGGCATCCGCTCGCTCAACGTCGCGTTGCGTCAGGAGCTGGATCTATATCAGTGCGTGCGCCCGGTGCGCTACTTCAAAGGGGTGCCCAGCCCGCTGAAGAACCCGGAACTCACCGACATGGTGATCTTCCGCGAGAACACCGAAGATATTTACGCCGGTATCGAATGGCAGGCCCAGTCAGACGGGGCCAGAAAGGTCATCGACTTCCTGCAGAATGAAATGGGCGTGCGCAAGATCCGCTTCCCGGAAACCTCCGGTATCGGTATCAAGCCGGTGTCCATCGAGGGCACCACCCGTATCGTGCGCGCGGCCATCCGCTACGCGATCAATAACGATCGCAAGTCGGTGACCTTGGTGCATAAAGGCAACATCATGAAGTTCACCGAAGGGTTGTTCCGTGACATTGGCTACAAGGTCGCGCGCGAGGAGTTCGGCGCCCTGCCGATCGACGGCGGTCCGTGGTGCAGCTTCAAAAATCCAAACACCGGCCGTGAGATTGTGGTCAAGGACGCCATCGCGGACGCCTTCCTGCAACAGATTCTGCTGCGTCCGGCCGAGTATGACGTGATCGCCACGCTCAATTTGAACGGCGACTACATCTCCGATGCGCTGGCCGCGCAGGTGGGCGGCATTGGCATCGCGCCGGGAGCCAATATTTCCGACCAGTACGCCTGCTTCGAGGCCACCCACGGCACGGCGCCCAAGTATGCCGGTCTGGACAAGGTGAATCCGGGCTCGCTGATTTTGTCGGCCGAAATGATGCTGCGTCACCTGGGCTGGAAGGAAGCGGCCGATCTGGTCATCAAAGGCATGGAAGCGGCCATTGCAGACAAGCAGGTCACTTACGACTTCGCGCGCCTGATGGAAGGTGCCAACGAGATCTCCTGCTCGGCATTCGGGGATGCGATGATTGCGCGCATGTAG
- a CDS encoding universal stress protein, with protein sequence MYKHILVAVDDSRTSKKALEEAIALAKLHGAVLEIAHAVDESLLQTFSNHGVALADAKRMQHALLESGESTLGEAVRMAEEAGLSPRRRLLTSEDLHAADQIAKAVIDSGADLLVVGSHGRRGFQRLLLGSVAENLVRKVSISVLIVRSPH encoded by the coding sequence ATGTACAAGCACATCCTGGTCGCGGTCGACGACAGCAGGACTTCGAAAAAAGCCCTGGAGGAAGCCATCGCCCTGGCCAAGCTGCACGGCGCGGTGCTGGAGATTGCCCACGCGGTGGACGAATCGTTATTGCAGACCTTCTCCAACCACGGCGTGGCGCTGGCCGACGCCAAGCGTATGCAGCATGCCCTGCTGGAAAGCGGCGAAAGCACGCTGGGCGAAGCGGTTAGGATGGCCGAGGAGGCCGGCCTGAGCCCCCGCCGTCGCTTGCTGACTTCGGAGGATCTCCATGCCGCCGATCAGATTGCCAAGGCGGTCATCGATTCGGGCGCGGATCTACTGGTAGTCGGCTCCCATGGCCGGCGCGGCTTCCAGCGCCTTCTGCTGGGCAGCGTGGCGGAGAACCTGGTGCGTAAGGTGTCGATCTCGGTACTCATCGTGCGCAGTCCGCACTGA
- a CDS encoding DUF4212 domain-containing protein: MDNNSAAYWKATLGLLTKILVIWFAVSFGAGIIFAPALNAISLGGYPLGFWFAQQGSIYVFIALIFYYAKAMGDIDRKFDVHED; encoded by the coding sequence ATGGATAACAACAGTGCAGCCTATTGGAAGGCGACGCTGGGCCTGCTGACCAAGATCCTGGTCATCTGGTTCGCTGTGTCGTTTGGCGCGGGCATTATTTTTGCCCCGGCACTCAATGCCATCAGTCTGGGCGGCTACCCGCTCGGGTTCTGGTTCGCTCAGCAAGGTTCGATCTACGTGTTCATCGCGCTGATCTTCTACTACGCGAAGGCCATGGGCGACATCGACCGCAAGTTCGACGTGCACGAAGACTGA
- a CDS encoding sodium:solute symporter family protein, which translates to MDLQTLTYLVVGASFALYIGIAIWARAGSTSDFYVAGGGVHPVTNGMATAADWMSAASFISMAGLISNMGYGGGLFLMGWTGGYVLLAMLLAPYLRKFGKFTVPQFIGDRFYSKTASTVAVVCLLVASITYIIGQMTGVGVAFSRFLGVSSDTGIYIGMAIVFAYAVFGGMKGITYTQVAQYIVLILAYTIPAIFISLQLTGNPLPQLGLGSDIAGTDVSLLDKLNMVVKDLGFSEYTSSVPESYLNMFVYTMSLMIGTAGLPHVIMRFFTVPSVKDARSSAGWALVFIAILYTTAPAVGAMAKLNLHATVNSAVGLETAADGSMKVNPATVKANADLFAPEASLRYEDRPDWMKRWEKTGLLKFEDKNGDGRIQYYNDKTKSEAVKAKAEAAGWKGNELTVNADIIVLANPEIALLPNWVIALVAAGGLAAALSTAAGLLMAISAAVSHDLIKGVFVPNISEKGELMAGKISMAIAIVIAGYLGLNPPGFAAGTVALAFGIAASSLFPAIMMGIFSKKMNKEGAIAGMLAGLFVTLFYVFAHKGIFFIKGTEYLGLIGGANSFFGITPEAFGAIGALVNFAVAFVVDKVTKEPPEHIQALVESVRIPRGAKAVDGSHVH; encoded by the coding sequence ATGGATCTGCAAACGCTAACCTACCTGGTCGTCGGCGCGTCCTTCGCGCTTTATATCGGTATCGCCATCTGGGCGCGCGCCGGTTCCACCAGCGACTTCTACGTGGCTGGCGGCGGCGTGCACCCGGTCACCAACGGCATGGCGACTGCGGCCGACTGGATGTCCGCGGCCTCCTTCATCTCCATGGCCGGCCTGATTTCCAACATGGGCTACGGCGGCGGTCTGTTCCTGATGGGCTGGACCGGCGGCTACGTTCTGTTGGCCATGCTATTGGCGCCTTACTTGCGCAAGTTCGGCAAATTCACCGTGCCGCAGTTCATCGGTGACCGCTTCTACTCGAAGACGGCTTCTACCGTTGCGGTGGTCTGCCTGCTGGTGGCATCCATCACCTACATCATCGGCCAGATGACCGGTGTGGGGGTGGCGTTCTCCCGCTTCCTCGGGGTATCCAGCGATACCGGTATCTATATCGGTATGGCTATCGTGTTCGCTTACGCCGTGTTTGGGGGGATGAAAGGCATCACCTACACCCAGGTGGCCCAGTACATTGTGCTGATTCTGGCTTACACCATTCCGGCAATCTTTATTTCCCTGCAGCTCACCGGCAACCCGTTGCCCCAGCTTGGTCTGGGTTCCGACATTGCCGGTACCGATGTTTCGCTGCTCGACAAGCTGAACATGGTGGTCAAGGACCTCGGTTTTAGCGAGTACACCAGCTCCGTTCCGGAGTCCTACCTGAACATGTTTGTATACACCATGTCGCTGATGATCGGTACCGCGGGTTTGCCGCACGTGATCATGCGTTTCTTCACTGTGCCCAGCGTGAAGGATGCCCGATCTTCCGCCGGCTGGGCCCTGGTGTTCATCGCCATCCTGTACACCACGGCACCTGCTGTGGGCGCCATGGCCAAGCTCAACCTGCATGCTACGGTCAATAGCGCAGTGGGGCTGGAAACCGCAGCCGATGGCTCGATGAAGGTCAACCCCGCGACTGTCAAGGCCAATGCCGACCTGTTCGCTCCGGAAGCCAGTCTGCGTTACGAAGATCGTCCGGACTGGATGAAGCGTTGGGAAAAGACCGGCCTGTTGAAGTTCGAGGATAAGAACGGTGACGGTCGCATCCAGTACTACAACGACAAGACCAAGAGCGAAGCCGTGAAGGCTAAAGCGGAAGCTGCTGGTTGGAAGGGTAATGAGCTGACGGTGAATGCCGACATCATCGTGCTGGCCAACCCTGAAATCGCTCTGCTGCCGAACTGGGTGATCGCCCTGGTTGCTGCCGGTGGTCTGGCTGCGGCTCTGTCTACTGCTGCCGGTCTGCTGATGGCCATTTCTGCTGCTGTGTCTCACGACCTGATCAAGGGCGTTTTTGTCCCTAACATCAGCGAGAAAGGCGAGCTGATGGCAGGCAAGATCTCCATGGCCATTGCCATCGTGATTGCCGGTTATTTGGGGCTTAATCCCCCGGGCTTTGCGGCCGGTACGGTGGCCCTGGCCTTCGGGATTGCTGCTTCCTCACTGTTCCCTGCGATCATGATGGGCATCTTCTCCAAGAAGATGAACAAGGAAGGCGCCATTGCCGGCATGCTGGCGGGTCTTTTCGTCACCCTGTTCTACGTGTTCGCGCACAAGGGCATCTTCTTCATCAAGGGCACCGAATATCTCGGCCTGATCGGTGGCGCCAACAGCTTCTTCGGCATCACGCCGGAAGCCTTCGGTGCGATCGGTGCGCTGGTGAACTTCGCCGTGGCCTTCGTCGTGGATAAGGTCACCAAGGAGCCGCCGGAGCACATCCAGGCGCTGGTCGAAAGCGTTCGTATCCCGCGTGGTGCGAAAGCGGTCGACGGTTCCCATGTTCACTGA
- a CDS encoding DUF4212 domain-containing protein — MQLSARQRAYWRRTRLLTAALLAVWFAVTFVCAYYAETLNEFELFGFPLGFYVFAQGALIVYLAIIALYVFLMNRLDHAYGVAERR; from the coding sequence ATGCAGTTGAGCGCCCGGCAGCGCGCCTACTGGCGCCGCACCCGATTGTTGACCGCGGCCTTATTGGCAGTGTGGTTCGCTGTGACCTTTGTTTGCGCGTATTACGCAGAAACCCTCAACGAATTCGAGTTGTTCGGCTTCCCGCTGGGCTTTTATGTTTTTGCCCAAGGCGCGCTGATCGTGTATCTGGCAATCATCGCCCTCTATGTGTTCTTGATGAACCGCCTCGATCACGCCTACGGGGTGGCTGAGCGGCGTTGA
- the fusA gene encoding elongation factor G — protein sequence MTPSSVHDIRNLALLGQAGAGKTTLLEALLVASGGIGAAGSIERGDTVSDFDPAEKAMGHSLNTGLAHLEWAGRWINLLDTPGTPDFLGRALLALPAVETAVIVIDAQIGVESMTRRLMEAAAGKCRMIVVNRIDASGADAAGAMAAIEAAFGRECLPINLPAPDASRVIDCFFAPEYEAETAFSSVTAAHEAIVDQVVELDPALMARYLEQGENLDPDQLHDAFEQALREGHLVPVCFVSARSGAGVAELLEVFARLMPDPTEGNPPRFVKGEGATARPVEVSADPKGHVVAHVFQIQNDLYRGKLALFRIHQGTLEAGAQLYVGNARKPIKVAHLLRIQGRQQIEIPRGVTGDICALARVDEVHRDAVLHDSHDEDHHHLLPPAYPQPFHGLALIPKKHGDEQKLSDALARLLDEDPCLEVSFDPQARQTIVRGLGELHLRMVLEQLASRWNLELDTATPAIPYRETIAASAEARYRHKKQSGGAGQFGEVALRVEALPLGSGVHITDEVKGGAIPVQFMPAVEKGVRQAVAEGCLAGFPLQDIKVVVTDGKHHPVDSNEISFVTAARHALQAAVRAARPVLLEPVLEVRVVAEERHFGEISAEFASRRGRLSGTDSHAPGRISLTALVPMAEMEGFEARLKSICAGQSECTLKPHSYEPAPGDVEQRLASDFARHRAGEQ from the coding sequence ATGACGCCTAGCTCGGTTCACGACATCCGCAACCTCGCCCTGCTCGGTCAGGCCGGCGCCGGCAAGACCACGCTGCTCGAAGCCCTGCTGGTCGCCTCGGGCGGTATCGGCGCTGCGGGCAGCATCGAACGCGGCGACACGGTCAGCGATTTCGATCCGGCCGAGAAGGCCATGGGCCATTCGCTGAACACCGGGCTCGCCCACCTCGAATGGGCGGGCCGTTGGATCAACCTGCTCGACACACCCGGCACCCCCGACTTCCTCGGCCGCGCCCTGCTCGCCCTGCCGGCGGTGGAGACCGCGGTCATCGTCATCGATGCCCAAATCGGGGTGGAATCGATGACCCGCCGGCTGATGGAAGCTGCTGCCGGCAAGTGCCGGATGATCGTGGTCAACCGCATCGACGCCAGCGGGGCGGATGCGGCCGGCGCGATGGCGGCCATCGAAGCCGCCTTCGGTCGCGAATGCCTACCGATCAACCTGCCCGCACCCGACGCCAGTCGGGTGATCGATTGTTTCTTTGCCCCTGAGTATGAGGCCGAAACCGCCTTCTCGTCGGTCACCGCAGCCCATGAGGCCATCGTCGATCAAGTGGTCGAGCTCGATCCCGCACTGATGGCTCGCTATCTGGAGCAAGGCGAAAACCTCGACCCCGACCAGTTGCATGACGCCTTCGAGCAGGCCCTGCGTGAAGGCCATCTGGTTCCGGTGTGCTTTGTGTCGGCGCGCAGCGGCGCGGGGGTAGCCGAATTGTTAGAGGTGTTCGCCCGTCTGATGCCCGACCCCACCGAAGGCAACCCGCCACGCTTTGTCAAGGGTGAAGGCGCGACGGCCCGGCCGGTTGAGGTCAGCGCAGACCCCAAAGGCCATGTGGTCGCGCATGTTTTCCAGATTCAAAACGATCTTTACCGCGGCAAACTTGCGCTTTTCCGCATCCACCAGGGTACGCTGGAAGCCGGCGCGCAGCTTTATGTCGGCAATGCCCGCAAACCCATCAAAGTAGCTCACTTGCTGCGCATACAAGGCCGCCAGCAAATCGAAATCCCGCGCGGAGTGACCGGCGACATTTGCGCCCTGGCCCGTGTCGACGAAGTGCACCGTGACGCAGTGCTGCACGATTCACATGACGAGGACCACCATCACCTGCTGCCGCCTGCTTATCCCCAGCCTTTTCACGGCTTGGCGCTGATCCCGAAAAAGCACGGCGACGAACAGAAACTGTCCGACGCGCTCGCCCGCCTGCTGGATGAAGACCCCTGCCTGGAAGTGAGCTTCGACCCGCAAGCGCGGCAAACCATAGTACGCGGCTTGGGCGAACTGCACCTGCGCATGGTGCTGGAGCAACTGGCCAGCCGCTGGAACCTCGAGCTCGACACCGCCACGCCGGCCATCCCCTACCGTGAAACCATCGCCGCCAGCGCCGAGGCGCGCTATCGCCATAAAAAACAGTCCGGCGGCGCAGGCCAGTTTGGCGAAGTGGCGCTGCGGGTCGAGGCGCTGCCGCTCGGCAGCGGGGTGCACATCACCGACGAAGTCAAAGGCGGCGCGATTCCGGTCCAGTTCATGCCGGCGGTCGAAAAAGGCGTGCGCCAGGCAGTGGCCGAGGGCTGCCTGGCGGGTTTTCCGCTGCAAGACATCAAAGTCGTGGTCACCGATGGCAAACACCACCCGGTCGACTCCAACGAAATCTCTTTCGTCACCGCCGCCCGCCACGCACTGCAGGCCGCAGTGCGTGCCGCCCGGCCAGTGCTGCTGGAGCCTGTATTGGAAGTCCGGGTAGTGGCCGAGGAGCGCCACTTTGGCGAGATCAGCGCAGAATTTGCCAGCCGGCGCGGACGCCTGAGCGGCACCGACAGTCACGCCCCGGGACGCATCAGCCTGACCGCGCTGGTGCCGATGGCCGAAATGGAAGGCTTCGAAGCCCGCCTGAAATCCATTTGCGCCGGCCAAAGCGAATGTACGCTGAAGCCACATTCCTACGAACCCGCGCCAGGCGATGTAGAACAGCGCTTGGCCAGTGATTTCGCCCGACATCGCGCGGGCGAACAATGA
- a CDS encoding DUF3422 family protein translates to MTLFQSHPLRQTLSDEIHARPPVPIDTPELVSYLAFLHEEGSIEREAQHLRLLAEQFGLPEPAADSSHVFLDAGCFRLKWERHNEFSSYTFFRRIEAGDSTADNALIDVPAAWRKAIPGQLIVATHVDIRSVAELSPERVMADLSPNGRQTVVSKVADEAAWVFTDFQIVDGFSRFLVLDASLTRRQAGRTVQRLLEIETYRVIALLAFPVAKEVGRLLSRAEGELADLMDSIGQAQSAEDERAVLARLTRLAAEVERSVAHTTFRFGAAAAYYRLVTQRIEELRETRLTGFPTIGEFMARRLTPAIDTCATMARRQEDLSGRIARNSQLLRTRVDIELQRQNQELLAQMNRRARLQLRLQETVEGLSVVAITYYGSQLVQYLAKGAKDYIAPASPEVVTAASIPLIAALVGLGLRRMRRALAAEEADQH, encoded by the coding sequence ATGACCTTGTTCCAGTCGCATCCGCTGCGTCAGACGCTCAGCGATGAAATTCACGCCCGCCCGCCGGTGCCAATCGACACCCCGGAGCTGGTTTCTTATCTCGCCTTTCTGCACGAAGAAGGCAGCATCGAACGTGAAGCTCAGCATTTGCGCCTGCTGGCCGAACAATTCGGACTGCCGGAGCCGGCCGCCGACAGCAGTCATGTCTTCCTGGATGCGGGCTGCTTTCGCCTGAAGTGGGAACGTCACAATGAATTTTCCAGCTACACCTTTTTCCGCCGCATCGAGGCGGGCGACAGTACCGCAGACAACGCTTTGATCGATGTACCGGCCGCTTGGCGCAAGGCCATACCCGGCCAACTGATCGTGGCCACCCATGTGGACATACGCTCGGTCGCCGAGCTTTCCCCTGAGCGGGTCATGGCCGACCTCTCGCCCAATGGCCGGCAGACGGTGGTTTCCAAAGTCGCCGACGAGGCCGCCTGGGTGTTTACCGATTTCCAGATCGTGGATGGTTTCTCACGCTTTCTGGTGCTCGATGCTTCGCTGACCCGGCGTCAGGCTGGGCGCACCGTACAGCGCTTGCTGGAAATCGAGACCTACCGGGTGATCGCCCTGCTTGCCTTCCCGGTGGCCAAGGAAGTCGGCCGCCTGCTGTCACGCGCCGAGGGCGAACTGGCAGACTTGATGGACAGCATCGGCCAGGCCCAAAGCGCCGAGGACGAACGCGCGGTACTCGCCCGTTTGACCCGTCTGGCCGCCGAGGTCGAACGCTCGGTGGCGCATACCACCTTCCGCTTCGGCGCGGCTGCCGCCTACTACCGCCTGGTCACACAGCGCATCGAAGAACTGCGTGAGACCCGCCTGACCGGCTTTCCCACCATCGGCGAGTTCATGGCCCGCCGCCTGACCCCGGCCATTGACACCTGCGCCACCATGGCACGCCGCCAAGAAGACCTTTCCGGCCGTATCGCGCGCAATTCGCAACTGCTGCGTACCCGGGTGGACATCGAACTGCAGCGCCAGAACCAGGAATTGCTCGCGCAAATGAACCGCCGCGCCCGGCTGCAACTGCGTCTGCAAGAGACGGTAGAAGGGCTCTCGGTGGTGGCAATCACCTATTACGGCTCGCAGCTGGTGCAGTATCTGGCCAAAGGCGCCAAAGACTACATCGCGCCGGCCAGCCCGGAGGTGGTCACCGCGGCCTCGATTCCGCTGATCGCCGCCTTGGTGGGGCTCGGCCTGCGACGCATGCGAAGGGCGCTGGCGGCCGAAGAAGCCGATCAACACTGA
- a CDS encoding OmpA family protein translates to MKTYLIAALSAALLSACATNPYTGEHARTATGATIGAGAGALLGGMVSSRSDRTKGALIGAAVGATVGGLIGRQMDQQEAELRRSMSGSGVDITREGDTIRLQAPENITFDTNRADIKPQFKPVLNQLAQSIRQYPGTVVQVEGHTDSTGSAAYNQTLSENRAASVRSHLIQQGVEANRVLAVGYGMSRPIADNRSAAGRAQNRRVEILIVPQQQ, encoded by the coding sequence ATGAAAACCTACCTCATCGCCGCTTTGTCCGCCGCCTTGCTTAGCGCTTGCGCCACCAATCCCTACACCGGCGAGCACGCCAGAACCGCCACGGGCGCCACCATTGGCGCAGGGGCCGGTGCCCTGCTCGGCGGCATGGTGTCGAGCCGCAGCGACCGCACCAAAGGTGCGCTGATCGGCGCCGCTGTCGGCGCCACCGTGGGCGGTCTGATCGGCCGACAAATGGACCAGCAGGAAGCGGAACTGCGTCGCAGCATGTCCGGCAGTGGCGTAGACATCACACGCGAAGGCGACACCATTCGCCTGCAGGCCCCGGAAAACATCACCTTCGACACCAACCGCGCCGATATCAAGCCGCAGTTCAAGCCGGTGCTCAACCAACTGGCGCAAAGCATCCGTCAGTACCCTGGCACCGTGGTACAGGTGGAAGGCCATACCGATTCGACCGGCTCGGCGGCGTATAACCAAACGCTGTCCGAAAACCGCGCCGCCAGCGTGCGCAGCCATTTGATTCAGCAAGGGGTAGAGGCCAACCGGGTGCTGGCGGTGGGCTATGGCATGAGCCGCCCGATTGCCGACAACCGCAGCGCCGCTGGCCGGGCGCAGAACCGCCGGGTCGAGATCCTCATCGTGCCGCAGCAACAGTAA